The following proteins are co-located in the Bordetella bronchialis genome:
- a CDS encoding restriction endonuclease: MKLQPAKNSLFGVLLRSPWWMSAGIALVLIAGAVAALSREYWAIGVFASIPFAVIAVLAGMRQLRAPSAARVEAVAAAAAAMPWAAFSRAVREGLERDGCQVEQLDGGGADFVLTKAGRIALVSAQRWKAARTGVEPVRALQAARERRGAHEAIYIALGEISPSAREYAAAHGISFMAAPELAKLLRHSRP; encoded by the coding sequence ATGAAGTTGCAGCCGGCCAAAAATTCCCTGTTCGGTGTGCTGTTGCGTTCACCTTGGTGGATGAGCGCGGGCATCGCCCTCGTGCTGATCGCCGGCGCGGTCGCCGCCTTGTCCAGGGAGTATTGGGCGATAGGGGTTTTCGCGTCCATACCCTTCGCGGTCATTGCCGTCCTGGCCGGCATGCGGCAGTTGCGGGCGCCGTCCGCCGCGCGCGTGGAAGCCGTTGCCGCGGCCGCCGCGGCCATGCCATGGGCGGCGTTTTCGCGCGCCGTCCGGGAAGGCCTGGAGCGCGACGGTTGCCAGGTAGAGCAGCTGGATGGCGGCGGCGCCGACTTCGTCCTGACCAAGGCCGGGCGTATCGCGCTGGTCAGCGCCCAGCGCTGGAAGGCCGCCCGTACGGGTGTCGAGCCCGTGCGGGCGCTGCAAGCCGCCCGCGAGCGCCGCGGCGCGCACGAAGCCATCTATATCGCCTTGGGGGAGATCTCTCCATCGGCGCGGGAGTATGCCGCGGCGCACGGTATTTCCTTCATGGCCGCGCCCGAACTCGCGAAGCTATTGCGGCATTCCCGACCCTGA
- a CDS encoding RNA-binding S4 domain-containing protein produces MPTIEFQLAPGALYIEVNHLLKAAGVCDSGGAGKAMVADGRVSVDGAVETRKTAKIRAGQTVSCGDVRIVVREADPA; encoded by the coding sequence ATGCCAACCATCGAATTCCAGCTCGCGCCGGGCGCTCTCTACATTGAAGTCAACCACCTGCTCAAGGCCGCGGGCGTCTGCGACAGCGGCGGGGCGGGCAAGGCCATGGTCGCCGACGGCAGGGTCAGCGTGGACGGCGCGGTAGAGACCCGCAAGACCGCGAAGATCCGGGCCGGGCAGACGGTAAGCTGCGGCGATGTGCGCATTGTCGTGCGCGAGGCGGACCCGGCATGA